In Chitinibacter sp. FCG-7, the genomic stretch CAGCGCAATCAGCCAGGAAAGAATGAACGCCCCCAAGCTGACCGCCGACGCGATTATGGACGCGCCAGTGAACAGCCAGCATCTACCCACCACCGAGAAAATTATCGCCCTGGGCACGTCAACCGGCGGCACGCAAGCGCTAGAGCAAGTTCTTACCGCTCTGCCCGCCACCTGCCCGGGCTTGGTTATCGTTCAGCATATGCCGGAAAAATTCACGCAAAGCTTTGCCAATCGCCTCAACAACCTGTGTGCGATTGAAGTATTTGAAGCCAAAAACAACGACCGGATTGTGCCTGGCCGTGCTCTGATCGCCCCCGGCGGCAAGCATATGCTGGTCAAGCGCAGCGGCGCGCAGTATTACGTTGAGGTCATTGATGGCCCACTGGTATCGCGTCATCGCCCATCGGTCGATGTGCTGTTTCGCTCAGTAGCCAAAAACGCAGGTAAAAATGCCATCGGCATCATCATGACCGGCATGGGCGACGACGGCGCGCGCGGCATCAAGGAAATGCACGACACCGGCGCAGTCACGTATGCGCAGGACGAAGCCAGCTGCGTGGTATTTGGTATGCCCAAAGAAGCCATTGCGCTGGGCGGCATCAAGCAAATCGTCAGCCTAGACAAAATTTCACAGGTTATTGAGCAATATGGCCGCTAATACCGAGTTGTCGAACAAAAGCATTCTGATCGTCGACGATAGCCCGCTGCAACGCAGCTTTGCCGTCGAAATGTGCGAGAAGCTGGGTATTCGTTTGATTTTTCAGGCGGGCAACGGCCTTGAGGCACTAGAGCTACTGGCACTGCTGAAAAAGCAACCCGACATCATGATGGTCGATCTGGAAATGCCGGATATGGATGGCGTCGAACTGATCCAGAAATTGCAGGAATTGCATTACCAGATTCCGCTGATTATCGCGTCAAGCCGCGAAGAAAGTCTGATCAGCAGCGTCAGCACCATGATTACCACATTGGGGCAACCCTTGCTTGGCAGTCTGCGAAAACCAATCAACCCGGCACAATTGCTCGCCAGCTTGAATGGTTTAAGCCAGCTGCAACGGCAACCGCATCACAAGCATTCGCCGATCACCGCGCAGCTTCGGCAGGAAGACCTGATCGAAGCCATTGCACATGGCCAGATTGTTCCTTTTTTTCAACCCAAAGTCGATGTTGCAACAGGGCTGATCAAAGGTGTCGAAGCGCTCGCGCGCTGGCAGCACCCCGAGCTGGGTCTGATTGCACCGGACTTTTTCATTCCGCTGGCAGAAAAGTCCGATCACATCATCCGCCTGCTTACGCTAGCGATTGCCGAACAAACCATCCGGCAATGCGCAGCGTGGAATCAGCGCAGCCTGCATTTAAGCTACGCCATCAATCTGTCGCCGCGCCTGCTCAGCTCGATCAATTTTTTCCAGGAAATCACCAAAATCCCGGCGCTGCATGGGATATCGAACGAACAGATTACCTGGGAAGTCACCGAAAGTTCGGTCGTCAATAATCTCGCCGCTGCATTGGGCACATTGGCCAGACTCAGGCTAAAAGGCTTTGGCCTGTCGATTGACGACTACGGCACGGGTTTTTCATCCATGCAGCAACTGGCACGCATCCCGTTTACCGAGCTCAAAATTGACCGCTCGTTTGTCAACGGCGCTTGCCAGCAGCAAAACCTGTCGATCATTTTGCAATCGGCCATCGACATGGCGAACCGGCTGGGCATGTCGACCGTCGCTGAAGGCGTTGAAACGCAGCAAGACTGGCGTTTATTACAACAATTTGGCTGCGAAATTGCCCAAGGTTACTTTATTGCCAAACCCATGCCGGCAGCCGAATTGTTTACCTGGCTCAAAGGGCACAATCAACGCCTCTCGGAGTTGAGAGCACCAAGCCATGTCGGCAAACCCGCCTAGCCAGGCCTGCCATGTTGCGAAAAGCGGCAAAAAACAGCAATCTGGAGCTCATCATCATCACGATCCTGGTGGTGAGCGCAGTCTTGTCAGCCACCGGGTTTTATAACTACACCCAGAAAAAAACCGCACTGCTCAATGAAAGAGCGATTGCCAGCAACAGCATCCTGAATCGCCTGTCCATCTCCCTGCCTAGCGCGATCTGGGGTTTTGACGAAAAAACTGCACGTGGCATTACGCTATCGGAAATGGACAACCATTTTGTCGATTCAATCGCCATCGATACCGATTCATTCAAGATGATAGAGCTGACCCGTAGCGCCGACGGCAAGATCCGGGATGGCTTCGGGCACATCGGCGCAGCCAAGCAGCTCAAGACATTTGAAATCACCTCTACGGCTTACGGCACGATAGGCACGATCCGCTTACTGATCAATAACGCCGACATTGAGCAAAAGCTGGGTGAAGAAGCCAAATTTGTTATCGTGCAAATGCTGGCGCTCAATCTGCTGCTGATTTTCTTTTTGGGTATTGCCTACTATTTTCGCCGCAACAGCCAATTGGCTGAAGACGCCAATCAGGCCAAAAGCGCCTTTCTGGCCAATATGAGCCATGAAATCCGCACCCCGATGAATGCCATTATCGGTTTGGCCAATCTGGCATTACGCAGCGATTTAAGCCCGCAGCAGCGCGACTATCTGCAAAAAATCCATTCAGCTGGCCTCTCCTTGCTCGGCCTGCTCAATGACGTGCTCGATTTATCCAAAATCGAAGCCGGTAAAATGCCGATCGAGAATATCAGTTTTAATCTGGACGACGTGATGGCTCACGTCGCAACGATGACGCAAAACAAGGCCAACGAAAAAAATCTGGAATACCTGTTACAGATTCAGGCCGACGTGCCAACGACCTTATATGGAGACCCAACCCGTTTGGGGCAGGTACTGATCAATCTGGTCAGTAACGCCATTAAATTTACCGAGCAAGGCGAAGTTCACATTAGCTGCAGCGCCCGCTTTCCCGCCCCCAATCAGGTCAAACTGCGGTTTACTGTCCGTGATACCGGCGTTGGCATGAGTACCGAGCAATGCGCCAGACTATTCAGACCGTTTAGCCAGGCCGATGAATCAACAACCCGCCGTTTTGGTGGCACAGGGCTGGGTTTATCGATTTGCAAGCGACTGGTAGAACTGATGGGCGGCGATATCTGGGTCGAGAGCCATCCCGGACAAGGTTCAACCTTCAGCTTTGACTGCACTTTTGGCGTTGCCGAGCAACAGACGTCCATCCTCGGCTTACCCGGTAATCTGGATGGCATGCGTATTCTGGTGGTTGACGACAATGCCGCAGCCCGCGAAATTTTGTCCACCGCACTGCGCGCCTACTCCTGCCGCGTTGATACGGTGGCTTCAGCCTGCGAAGCGCTGGCGGCCATCAAGATGGCCGAACAGACAGCGCCGTATTCGCTGGTTTTTACCGACTGGATCATGCCGCAAATGGATGGTATTGAATTGATCAGGCAGATCAAATCAGGGTTTGGCGCAGCGCCAAAAACGGTACTGGTCACCGCTTACGATACCAGCACCATGCACAATAGCGTCGATCAGGCCGATGCCATTTTGCCCAAACCGGTGAACCCGTCTGCACTATTCAATACGCTGCTCAGCCTGCTACACACGCCAAACCAGCCTGCCCCGCCTATTAGCGAGCAGCTACCCAATCTGTCTGGCGCGCATATCCTGCTGGTAGAAGACAACGACATCAACCGGCAAATCGCCACCGAATTGCTGCAGGCCAGCAGAGCTCAAGTCAGCATTGCCCACCATGGACAAGAAGCGCTAGATAAAATCCGTACCGCTGCACCAGATTATTACAGTCTGGTGCTGATGGATTTGCAGATGCCGGTTATGGACGGGCATCAGGCCAGCCAGCTGATACGGCAGGATCACGCCTACGATCATTTGCCGATTATTGCGATGACCGCGCATGCCTTTGCCGACGAAAAAGAGCGCTGCCTCAAAGAGGGCATGAATGATCATCTGTCCAAACCCATAGACCCCGAGCGCATGTTCCGGGTACTACAGCAATGGCTCAAGTTCTCGCCGTCCCAGCACCAGCCCGGCCTGCAGCTCGAGGCAGCGCCAGCATGGCTCAATCGCTTAACCCAGCTCGATACCGAGCGGGCGCTGGAGCGTGTCGCGGCTAATCACGGGCTGTATCTGGATTTGCTGCAGCGCTTTGCACGCACCCAGCTCAATAGCGCCGCCGAGATACGCCAAGCCTTGGCCAGCCACGACACATCATCTGCCTTGCGCCTGGCACATACCCTGAAAGGCGTGGCTGGCAATATTGGTGCCGGGCACGTCCAGAAACAAGCGCAGCGGATCGAGGAGCGCTTGCGCCAGCATGGTACAGAGACCCGACTCGAGGCTGATCTGGAAGCCGAACTGGAATCTTTTCTAGAAGCCGAACTGGCAGAGCTGGAGGCACGACTTGGCGCACTGGCTCAAGACATGCTTGGCCTGCCAGCCAACGAAGCATTGCAATGGGATCACCGCACGGAGGAAGAGACCATCGGCATTTTGCAGCAGCTTGCAAGCATGCTGGAGCGGCAAGACGGCGAATCGGGCGATTACTTCAGATCAATCGAAGCCAGGCTGGGGCTGTTATCAGCCGACACAGTGGCCCAAATACATCACTATATTGAACAATACCAATTTAAAGCCGCGCTGACGCTCGTTATTAGTGCGCAGGACAACCTCTCTAATTACGATGGAAAGGCACAAGAATGAGCAATACGCTAGAGAGACAGACCATTCTGATTGTCGATGACACGCCCGATGTCCTGAGCTTGCTAACGGCCTTGCTGAAAGACAATTACAAAACCCAGATTGCGACCAATGGCGTGAATGCACTGGAAATACTCACCAAACCGCCCTACCCCGACCTGATTCTGATGGATGTGCTGATGCCGGAAATGGGCGGCTATGAAACCTGCCAGCGGATTCGGGAAACGCCCAGTCTGGCCGATATTCCAATTATTTTTCTCAGTAGCATTTCGGAAAATCAGGACGTTGCGATGGGGCTGGCACTGGGCGCGACCGATTTCATTGTCAAACCCATTTTTCCGGCGATCCTGCTCTCGCGCGTCGCGGTACACCTGAGTCTGCGACGGAAAATCCAGCTGCTTGAAGCCGAAAACCAGCAATTGCGCGCCAGCCTTGACGTCGCATCGGGTTCAGCCAATGAAGCAGCCAGGACAATAGAAGATGAAGCGATCACGCCTACCACACCAGCTCTGGCTGAGCCAGCCAGCGCCAATAGCCCGATTGCCTTGCTGCGCCAGTTTGCCCGCCTGCTTGATCAGCAAGACGCGCTGGCAGATGAATTTCTCACCCAGTACCAAAAACCACTGGCACAAATCATTCCGTCCATTGTGCTGGAACAGGTTTTACTGCATCTTGCTGCAGGTGCCCCGCTCAAGGCCAAAGCACAATTGAACGAGCTATTTCATTTGCCTTGAAATACCTTAAAGCCAATCGCGATGCGGCAAGAAATCGGTGTATAGCGCAGCCTCCGGGCTGCCCGCCTCGGGGTGATAGTCGTAGCGCCAGTTGGCCACTGGCGGCATCGACATCAGGATAGATTCGGTGCGCCCACCGGATTGCAGGCCAAACAAAGTACCGCGATCCCAGACCAGATTAAATTCGACATAACGGCCACGGCGATAAGCTTGCCAATCACGTTCACGCTCACCATATTCGCAATCGCGCCGACGCTCGACAATCGGCACATAGGCTTTCAAAAAAGCGTCGCCCACCGATTGCAGCATTGCCAGCGAGCCGTCAAAGCCCAACTCGGAAAAATCATCAAAGAAAATGCCGCCGACACCGCGTGCTTCATTGCGGTGCTTCAAGAAGAAGTATTTATCGCACCAGTCTTTGAATTTGGGATACAGCTCACCACCAAATGGATCAAGCGCGTCTTTGCAGCTTTGGTGGAAATGTCGCGCATCATCTTCGTGACCGTAATAAGGCGTGAGATCCATGCCACCACCAAACCAAAAAACCGGCTGCGATTGCGGGTCTGCGCCTTCGTTGGTTTCGTCGCGTGCTCCTTGCGGTACTTCCTTGTACCGTTGCGTCGCACTCTCCTCACCGCCTTGGCTCGATCCCGCACTCTTTGCCGGTTCATTTTCAATCGGCTTGGCGATAAAGAAACGCACATTCATATGCACCGTCGGGATGTAGGGATTGCGCGGATGCAGCACCAGCGACACCCCCATTGCCTCCCAAGCACGGCCTGCCAGCTCGGGGCGATGTGCGCTGGCCGATGGCGGCAGTTGCGCGCCCATCACATGCGAAAAGTTCACCCCGCCGCGCTCGAATAATGCACCGCCTTCAATCAGACGGCTAATCCCGCCGCCGCCCTCCGGGCGATCCCAGCTGTCGGTACGAAAGCATTGACCATCGAGGTTTTCCAAGGTGGCCACAATGTTTTGCTGCAAGGTCAGCAAATAGTCTTTCACAGCAGTGATATTCATAGCGTTTGTCCGCAGGCAACGATCGAAGGTGGCAGCATGATACCTGCCGCATCGTTCGCGCTCCAGCCTTGCGCTGTTGTACAAAAAAATGAAGCGACGTATTGCCCGCAAATCAAAGCCCGATCTGGCCCGCATGGCCATACCGCGGCTGGTATTTTGAATACCCCTTCTTTCTGATTGCCTATTTTTTAGTCAGGCGGTACAATCCGCGCCTTCCCTGATTCCCCCATGAAAGCGAGCGTCAAATCGGCCCGAAAGACCCCTCTTTCCTGACGTTTTGGTGTGCACCCCGACTATGCAAATTGGCCCCTATCAGCTCAAAAATAATCTGATCGTCGCGCCGATGGCCGGGGTGACGGATAAGCCATTTCGCCAGCTTTGCAAAAAATTTGGCGCGGGCCATGCCGTCTCCGAAATGATCACCAGCGATCAATCGCTGCGTGCAGCCAAAAAATCGCTCAATCGTGCCAATTTTGATGGCGAGCTCGCGCCGATTTCCGCTCAAATCGCCGGCTCTGATCCTGCCGCGTTGGCCGAGGCCGCGCGCTATCAAGTCGCCAATGGTGCGCAAATCATCGACATTAATATGGGCTGCCCGGTGAAAAAGGTCTGCAATAAGCTCGCCGGCTCGGCGCTATTACAGGATGAAAAGCTGGTCGGCGAGATTCTTGATGCCGTCGTCGACGCGGTAGAAGTCCCTGTCACGCTTAAAACCCGGCTTGGCTTTGCCAATGGCGCCGAAAATATCATCCGCGTCGCCCAACGCGCCGAGCAAGCTGGCATCGCCGCCTTGGCGATTCATGGCCGCACGCGCGAAGACATGTATAACGGCGATGCGCGTTACGAGCTAATCCGCGCCGTCAAACAAACGATTTCAATCCCAGTAATCGCCAACGGCGACATCGATAGCCCGCAAAAAGCGGCGCACGTCCTCAACACCACCGGTGCTGACGCCATTATGATTGGCCGCGCTGCGCAAGGCCGCCCGTGGATTTTCCGCGAAATCGCGCATTACCTTGCCACAGGGGAAGAACTCCCCGCGCCGCAAGTGATCGAGATTCGCGATGTATTGCTCGGGCATCTGGACGATTTATACAAGTTTTACGGTGAATACTCGGGCTGCCGCATCGCCCGCAAGCATATTGCCTGGTACACCAAAGGCCTGCACGGCAGTAATGAATTTCGGCAGGCGATGTATGCCGAGGACAGCACCGCTGCGCAAGCGGCATTTACCCGCCAATTTTTTGACCACTTGCTGCAGTTTGGTGACCGATTGCAATACAACTCAGGCTTGCAATACCAAGAAATTAGCGCTGTCGTTGACGCGCAATAAAAAAACAAAAATAGGAAGTTTTATGAATGCATCCACCGATGTGATTGCAATCGCGATTAAAGAATCGCTGGCGCAATACTTCAACGATCTTGATGGTGAGCCACCGAGCGCCTTGTACGACATGGTGCTGGGCCGGATGGAAAAGCCTTTGCTGATCGAAGTACTGGAACGGGTTGGGGGTAATCAGACCCAGGCCGCAGAAATGCTGGGCATTAACCGCAATACCCTGCGTAAAAAATTACAAACCTACGACTTGCTGTGAGGCGTGAGGAAAGAGGTGTGAGGTGTAAAAACCGCCACGCCTTACTCCTTACCCCTCACTCCTCACATTCAACAAGGAAAAACGATGAGCAAAATCACTCGTGCGCTGATTAGCGTATCTGACAAAACTGGTGTTCTTGAATTCGCCCAGGCGCTGGCTGCGCAAGGCGTTGAAATTCTATCAACTGGCGGTACCGCCAAATTGTTCGCCGACAACGGCGTTCCGGTAATTGAAGTCGCCGATTACACCGGCTTTCCAGAAATGCTCGATGGCCGCGTGAAAACGCTGCACCCAAAAATCCACGGCGGCATCTTGGGCCGTCGCGATCTGGACAGCCACGTTGACACGATGAAAGAGCACGGTATCGGCAATATCGATCTGGTGTGCGTGAATCTGTACCCATTCGAAGCGACGATCGCTAAACCAAATTGCAGCTACGAAGACGCGATCGAAAACATCGACATCGGTGGCCCAGCCATGGTGCGCTCGGCAGCGAAAAACCACGCTCATGTGGCGATCGTGACCGATGCGGCTGACTACAGCGAGCTGATCGCTGAAATGCAAGCCAACGACGGCGGCTTAACTTTAGCAACGCGTAAAAACTTGGCGAAAAAAGCCTTCAGCCACACTGCAGCCTACGATGGCGCAATTTCAAACTACCTCACCGCTTTGACTGCCGACGGCGAAAAAGCGGCTTACCCTAACCGCCTGAACTTGCAATTCGAAAAAGTGCAAGACATGCGTTACGGCGAAAACCCACACCAGTCTGCTGCGTTCTACCGCGACCTCGATCCAGCTGCGGGCAGCTTGGCCAACTACAAGCAACACCAAGGTAAGGAATTGTCTTACAACAATATCGCTGACTCGGACGCCGCTTGGGAATGCGTGAAGCAATTTGAAGAGCCAGCTTGTGTGATCGTCAAACACGCCAACCCATGTGGCGTGGCGGTAGCGAAAGACCTTTACACCGCGTATCGCACGGCATTTACCACCGACACGACCAGCGCTTTCGGCGGCATTATTGCGTTCAACAAGGTCGTTGACGTTGACACACTTGAAGCTGTTTCGGCGCAGTTCCTCGAAGTGCTGATCGCACCGGGCTACACGCCGGAAGCGTTGGCACTGGTAGCGAAAAAACAGAACGTGCGCGTATTGGAAGTGGCGATTGAAAGCGGCGAAAACCGTTTTGATCTGAAACGAGTGGGTGGTGGTTTGCTGGTACAAACCCCAGACGTACACGCTTTGACTTTGGCCGACTTGAAAGTGGTGACCAAGTTGCACCCGAACGATCAACAATTGAAAGACCTGCTGTTCGCCTGGAACGTGGCGAAATTTGTAAAATCGAACGCGATTGTGTTCTGCGGTAAAGGCCAAACGCTCGGCATTGGCGCGGGCCAAATGAGCCGTGTGGATTCAACCAAAATCGCTGCGATCAAAGCGCGCAGCGCTGGTTTGGAATTGCGTGGCTCGGTAGCGGCGTCAGACGCCTTCTTCCCGTTCCGCGACGGCGTGGATGTAATCGCTGAGAACGGTGTTTCGGCGATTATCCAACCGGGCGGCTCTTTGCGTGATGAAGAAGTGATTGCAGCAGCGGATGAGCATGGCATTGCCATGGTGATGACCGGCATTCGTCACTTCCGCCACTAAAATTATCGGCTGCAATGCGTTTGGACTTCGTCATCGGATCGCTCGTGTACTCGACGTACACGTCGCAATCCGATTCCTTGCCCATCCGCATTTCGCTCGCTAATTAAGATTTTTGGCTGCGCGCCGCGCTGGCTTTGTCGCTACGCGGCTCGTGTACAGTATGTGCACGTCGCCACTAGCTTCGCACCAGCACAGCGCTCGCTCAAGAATTTAAATGGAAATAAATGCGTTTGGGCATCGCCCTCGGATCGCTCGTGTACTTAGAGTACACGTCGCAATCCGGTTCCTTGCCTGTACGCATCTCGCTCGCTAATTGATTTGGCTACGCGTTAGAAATCTAAATCATTTAATTGGCTTGTGCGTGTCGAGCTGCGGGGTTTTCACCTCACACCTCACACCTCACACCTCACAGGAAAAACCATGAATATTCTGGTCATCGGCTCTGGCGGCCGCGAACACGCGCTGGCGTGGAAGCTGGCGCAATCGGAACGCGCGAGCAAAGTTTTTGTTGCGCCGGGCAATGCGGGCACTGCGCTCGACAAAACGCTCACCAACGTCAATATCACCGATATTGCGGCGCTGGTGGAGTTTGCCAAAACCGAAAACATTGTGCTCACCGTGGTTGGCCCGGAAGCGCCCTTGTCGCAAGGCGTGGTCGATGCTTTCCGCGCCGCAGGCCTGAAAATCTTTGGCCCGACGCAAGCCGGTGCACAGCTTGAATCATCCAAAGACTTTGCCAAAGCGTTTATGAAACGCCACGGCATTCCCACTGCCGATTACGAAACCTTTGCCGATGCGGCTAAAGCACACGCCTACATCGACGCCAAAGGCGCGCCGATTGTGATCAAGGCCGACGGTCTGGCGGCTGGTAAAGGCGTGGTCGTGGCCATGACTTTGACCGAGGCACACGACGCCGTTGATGCGATGTTGTCCGACAACAAGCTCGGCGACGCTGGCGCGCGCGTGGTAATTGAAGAATTCCTCACCGGCGAAGAAGCCAGCTTTATCGTGATGGTTGACGGCAAAAACGTGCTGGCGATGGCATCAAGTCAGGATCACAAACGCCTGCTTGATGGCGACGAAGGCCCGAACACCGGGGGTATGGGCGCGTATAGCCCGGCGCCAGTGGTGACGCCGGAGATACATGCCCGGGCATTGCGCGAAGTGATTATTCCTACCGTACAAGGCATGGCCAAAGACGGCATCGAATACACGGGCTTTTTGTACGCTGGCCTGATGGTGTCTGAAGATGGCAGCCTGAAAACACTGGAATTTAACTGCCGCTTTGGCGACCCGGAAACGCAGCCGATTATGTTGCGTTTGAAATCCGATTTCGTCACGCTGATCGAACACGGCGTGAATGGCACGCTCGATCAGATCGAATGCGAGTGGGATCGACGCGTTGCACTGGGCATTGTGATGGCCGCGGCCAATTATCCGGAAACACCGCGCAAAGGCGATGTCATTACTGGCTTGCCGGGCGAGCTGGAAGACGGCCACGTTTTCCACGCTGGTACAGCGCTGAACGCCGATGGCCAGCCTGTCACCAGCGGTGGCCGCGTACTGTGTGTGACCGCCTTTGGCGACAGCTACAAAATGGCGCAGAAACGCGCGTATGAGATTCTGGAAGGCATCCATTTTGACGGTGCACAATATCGCAGCGACATCGCGTGGCGCGCCATCAACCGCAAATAATGCATTTAGCAACATCCATCAAAGCGGCCTCGGCCGCTTTTTTTATGTCTGCCATTCACGCACAACGTGACACAAGCAGCAAATCTTAATCCAGATCAAACCTGCGCAAAACAAGATTGATTTTCAATTAGCACAGGTAGATGATTTGCAGACTTAATGAAAATCAGTCTCGCTTATCATGAATCTCGCTCAACTCCCCCACGGCCAATATGCTCAGGTTTGCGCTTTGAATCTTCCCCCCGAGCTGGCACAACGCCTTGCGGCGCTGGGCTTGCGGCTCGATAGCACGGTGACAGTGCTGCGCCGGGGCTGGCTGGGTGGCCCCTTGCAATTACGCGTTGGCGGCACCGAGCTGATGCTGCGCCGCGATGCTGCGCAAGGCATTGAAGTTCAACTTTTGAATCGTAATGTACCGCTGGGCGTGATTGCCGAGGTGGCAGCATGAAACGCATCGCGCTGGTTGGCATGCCCAATACGGGCAAATCGACTTTATTTAATCGCCTGACCGGCGGAACGGCACGCGTCGCCAACTGGCCGGGGCTCACCGTTGAGTTGGCTTCAAGCCGGATTCTGCTCGGCGCGCAAATGGTGCAGGTGTTCGATCTGCCGGGTATTTATGATCTGACCGGCGGCGCGGAGGACGAGCAAGTTGCGCAGCGTTTTTTAAGCGAGGCCAAACTCGACGCCGTGGTGCTGGTACTCAACGCCTGCCAGCTTGATCGTCAGCTGGCGCTGGCTTTGCAGCTCAAAGCACTTGGCGCGCCACTGATCATTTGCCTGAATATGCATGATGAGGCCAAACGCGCTGGAATCAGCATCGACGTCGCCACACTGAGTACAGCGCTGGGGGCGCCAGTGCAATTGCTCAGCGCCAAATATGGCCAAGGCCTTGCCGAGAGCAAGAAAGCCATTGAGGGTATATTCAGCCAGGTAGCAGAACAAATAGACTTCAACCATATACCCCATACAAACGATTCAAGCATCTTGCACGCACAGGAAAAGCAGCTGTTTGATCGCTGCGTGCAGCAAGCGCCGACACTCAACGAGAGCGCAACGGCCAGACTGGATCGCTTCGTCTTGCATCCATGGCTGGGTTTGCCGCTGTTTGTACTGATGATGCTGACCTTGTTCCAGCTCACCTACGCCATCGGTACGCCATTGCAAGATTTGCTCGAAGCGGGCCTCACCTGGTTTAAAGACAATGCACTCGTTCCCGCCACCGCGAGCCTGCCTTCATTCTGGCAAGGCGTTATCATCAGTG encodes the following:
- a CDS encoding FeoA family protein, which produces MNLAQLPHGQYAQVCALNLPPELAQRLAALGLRLDSTVTVLRRGWLGGPLQLRVGGTELMLRRDAAQGIEVQLLNRNVPLGVIAEVAA
- the purD gene encoding phosphoribosylamine--glycine ligase, producing MNILVIGSGGREHALAWKLAQSERASKVFVAPGNAGTALDKTLTNVNITDIAALVEFAKTENIVLTVVGPEAPLSQGVVDAFRAAGLKIFGPTQAGAQLESSKDFAKAFMKRHGIPTADYETFADAAKAHAYIDAKGAPIVIKADGLAAGKGVVVAMTLTEAHDAVDAMLSDNKLGDAGARVVIEEFLTGEEASFIVMVDGKNVLAMASSQDHKRLLDGDEGPNTGGMGAYSPAPVVTPEIHARALREVIIPTVQGMAKDGIEYTGFLYAGLMVSEDGSLKTLEFNCRFGDPETQPIMLRLKSDFVTLIEHGVNGTLDQIECEWDRRVALGIVMAAANYPETPRKGDVITGLPGELEDGHVFHAGTALNADGQPVTSGGRVLCVTAFGDSYKMAQKRAYEILEGIHFDGAQYRSDIAWRAINRK
- the purH gene encoding bifunctional phosphoribosylaminoimidazolecarboxamide formyltransferase/IMP cyclohydrolase, with the protein product MSKITRALISVSDKTGVLEFAQALAAQGVEILSTGGTAKLFADNGVPVIEVADYTGFPEMLDGRVKTLHPKIHGGILGRRDLDSHVDTMKEHGIGNIDLVCVNLYPFEATIAKPNCSYEDAIENIDIGGPAMVRSAAKNHAHVAIVTDAADYSELIAEMQANDGGLTLATRKNLAKKAFSHTAAYDGAISNYLTALTADGEKAAYPNRLNLQFEKVQDMRYGENPHQSAAFYRDLDPAAGSLANYKQHQGKELSYNNIADSDAAWECVKQFEEPACVIVKHANPCGVAVAKDLYTAYRTAFTTDTTSAFGGIIAFNKVVDVDTLEAVSAQFLEVLIAPGYTPEALALVAKKQNVRVLEVAIESGENRFDLKRVGGGLLVQTPDVHALTLADLKVVTKLHPNDQQLKDLLFAWNVAKFVKSNAIVFCGKGQTLGIGAGQMSRVDSTKIAAIKARSAGLELRGSVAASDAFFPFRDGVDVIAENGVSAIIQPGGSLRDEEVIAAADEHGIAMVMTGIRHFRH